A section of the Solitalea canadensis DSM 3403 genome encodes:
- a CDS encoding nucleotide sugar dehydrogenase, producing the protein MDTLSTENIKIAIVGLGYVGLPLAVEFGKKFTTVGFDIDQLRIDELSKGFDKTLETQYVDINSIEKLSFTSNLNDLKDCTVYIVTVPTPVDEFKNPDLRPLLKASEMLGTLIKKGDIVIYESTVYPGCTEEDCVPVLEKYSGLTFNKDFFCGYSPERINPGDKTNTLKSIRKVVSGSTPEIAKIIKDLYDSIIEAGTFLAPSLKVAEASKAIENAQRDVNISFVNELALIFDRMGIDTNDVLEAAGTKWNFLKFRPGLVGGHCIGVDPYYLTHKAQSLGYYPQVILSGRRINDNMGMFIANKVVKLLIQKKHRVDGAKALILGVTFKENCPDVRNSRVIDIYEELTQFGLLVDIYDPWADKSIVKKEYGIDLSQNLYSKVYDAIILAVAHNEFLEIDFSRITANGSTVIFDTKGILDRNIVDARL; encoded by the coding sequence ATGGATACACTTTCTACTGAAAATATAAAAATAGCAATTGTTGGTTTAGGATATGTGGGTCTACCATTGGCGGTAGAGTTTGGAAAGAAATTTACTACTGTAGGTTTTGATATTGATCAGCTACGTATAGATGAGTTATCCAAAGGTTTCGATAAAACCCTTGAAACTCAATATGTGGATATCAATTCAATAGAAAAACTCTCCTTCACAAGTAATTTAAATGACTTAAAAGATTGCACTGTTTATATTGTAACGGTTCCAACTCCGGTAGACGAATTCAAGAATCCTGATTTACGTCCATTGCTAAAGGCCTCTGAAATGTTAGGGACATTAATTAAAAAGGGAGATATTGTTATTTATGAATCCACTGTTTATCCCGGTTGCACAGAAGAGGATTGTGTTCCAGTACTGGAGAAATACAGTGGTTTAACATTCAATAAAGACTTTTTCTGTGGCTATTCACCAGAACGAATAAATCCGGGTGATAAAACAAATACGTTAAAATCTATCAGAAAAGTGGTAAGCGGCAGTACTCCAGAAATTGCCAAAATAATAAAAGACCTATACGATTCCATTATTGAAGCGGGGACATTCCTGGCACCGTCATTAAAAGTAGCGGAGGCGTCAAAAGCCATAGAAAACGCCCAACGTGATGTTAATATATCGTTCGTAAATGAGCTGGCTCTTATTTTCGACAGAATGGGCATTGACACCAATGATGTACTTGAAGCTGCTGGCACTAAGTGGAATTTTCTCAAATTTAGACCAGGCTTGGTCGGAGGACATTGTATAGGAGTTGACCCTTATTATCTTACACATAAAGCCCAGAGTTTAGGATATTATCCCCAGGTAATTCTATCCGGTCGCCGAATCAATGATAACATGGGAATGTTCATCGCCAACAAAGTGGTGAAATTATTAATACAGAAAAAACATCGGGTGGATGGAGCTAAAGCTTTAATATTAGGTGTTACTTTTAAAGAGAATTGCCCAGACGTTCGTAATTCCCGGGTTATAGATATTTATGAGGAATTAACCCAATTTGGATTATTAGTTGACATCTATGATCCCTGGGCAGATAAGAGCATTGTTAAAAAAGAATATGGGATTGATTTATCCCAGAATCTGTATAGCAAGGTTTATGATGCCATCATTTTGGCTGTTGCACATAATGAGTTTTTAGAAATAGATTTTTCACGTATAACTGCAAACGGATCAACAGTAATTTTTGACACGAAGGGGATTCTGGACAGAAATATTGTAGATGCTAGATTATAA
- a CDS encoding segregation and condensation protein A: MSFEIKLAQFEGPFDLLLFFIERDELDIHDIPIAHITRDFLDYIHQMQAMNIELASEFILVAATLMRIKAKMLIPRPELDEEGNEIDPRLDLVQKLLEYKKYKAVMTDFQHLEDERLKQEKRGNIARELEEIASQAAPGEELQTLDLYRLLTVYERVLARFAAGKQQIVHTVVQYPYSIEEQKVAIMKLFDKEKRVSFEDVLSISQDKVQLVYNFLAVLELLQQQILDINIGLGFNNFWVSPKEQVEESVEEMEK, translated from the coding sequence TTGAGTTTCGAGATAAAGTTAGCACAATTTGAAGGTCCTTTTGACCTGCTTCTGTTTTTTATTGAACGGGATGAGTTAGATATTCACGATATTCCTATTGCTCATATAACTCGCGATTTTCTCGATTATATTCATCAAATGCAGGCGATGAATATCGAGCTTGCAAGCGAATTTATTCTTGTTGCGGCAACATTAATGCGAATTAAGGCTAAAATGTTGATTCCTAGGCCAGAATTGGATGAAGAAGGTAACGAAATCGACCCTCGCTTAGATTTGGTCCAAAAGCTTCTTGAATATAAAAAGTACAAAGCTGTAATGACTGACTTTCAGCATTTGGAAGATGAACGATTGAAACAAGAAAAAAGAGGGAATATTGCTCGTGAGTTAGAAGAAATTGCAAGTCAGGCGGCTCCCGGCGAAGAATTGCAAACACTTGATCTCTATCGATTATTAACCGTTTATGAACGAGTATTGGCTCGATTTGCGGCAGGTAAACAGCAAATAGTTCATACTGTTGTTCAATATCCTTATTCAATTGAAGAGCAGAAAGTAGCAATTATGAAGCTTTTCGATAAAGAAAAAAGGGTGAGTTTTGAAGATGTTTTATCCATAAGTCAGGATAAAGTTCAGTTGGTTTATAACTTCTTGGCTGTTTTGGAGTTATTGCAACAGCAAATCCTTGATATTAATATCGGCCTTGGATTTAATAATTTTTGGGTTTCTCCTAAAGAACAAGTTGAAGAATCCGTTGAAGAAATGGAAAAATAG
- a CDS encoding serine hydroxymethyltransferase, with protein MNRDTVLFDLIAKEADRQEEGIELIASENFTSKQVMEAQGSCLTNKYAEGLPNKRYYGGCQIVDQVEQLAIDRAKELFGATWVNVQPHSGASANAAVFLALLQAGDKILGFDLSHGGHLTHGSPVNFSGRLYQPHFYGVEKETGLIDYKQMEEVAMREKPKLIICGASAYSRDWDYERIRSIADQIGALILADISHPAGLIAKGLLNDPLKHCHVVSTTTHKTLRGPRGGMIMMGQDFENPWGLKTPKGELKTVSSLLDAAVFPGTQGGPLEHVIAGKAVAFGEALTDEYLQYITQVKKNAARMAQSFVDRGYQIISGGTDNHLMLIDLRNKNVTGKAAENALVLADITTNKNMVPFDDKSPFVTSGFRVGTAAVTTRGMKEEHMDTIVELIDRVLMNIDNEGEIKAVKKKINTWMHDFPLYK; from the coding sequence ATGAACAGAGATACCGTTCTATTTGATCTTATTGCTAAAGAAGCAGACCGCCAGGAAGAAGGCATCGAGTTAATCGCATCAGAAAACTTTACCAGCAAGCAGGTAATGGAAGCACAAGGTTCTTGTTTAACCAACAAGTATGCTGAAGGTTTACCTAACAAACGCTATTATGGCGGCTGTCAAATTGTTGACCAAGTTGAGCAATTAGCAATTGACCGTGCTAAAGAATTGTTTGGCGCTACCTGGGTTAACGTACAACCTCACTCAGGAGCTTCTGCAAATGCTGCTGTATTTTTGGCATTATTACAGGCTGGGGATAAGATTTTAGGGTTTGATCTTTCACATGGAGGTCACTTAACTCACGGTTCTCCTGTTAACTTCTCAGGTCGTTTATATCAACCTCATTTCTACGGAGTAGAAAAAGAAACTGGTTTGATCGACTATAAGCAAATGGAGGAAGTTGCTATGCGTGAGAAACCAAAATTAATAATTTGTGGTGCATCTGCTTACTCGCGTGATTGGGATTATGAACGCATTCGTTCAATTGCTGATCAGATTGGCGCTTTGATTCTTGCAGATATTTCACACCCTGCAGGTTTAATCGCGAAAGGATTGCTGAATGATCCATTAAAACATTGTCATGTAGTTTCAACTACTACGCATAAGACTTTACGTGGTCCTCGTGGTGGTATGATTATGATGGGCCAGGATTTTGAAAATCCTTGGGGGCTAAAAACACCTAAAGGTGAATTAAAAACAGTTTCGTCGTTATTAGATGCTGCTGTGTTCCCTGGTACTCAAGGCGGACCATTAGAGCATGTTATTGCTGGTAAAGCTGTGGCATTTGGTGAAGCATTAACCGATGAATATTTACAATATATTACCCAGGTTAAAAAGAATGCTGCTCGTATGGCTCAATCTTTTGTTGATCGTGGTTACCAAATTATTTCAGGTGGAACCGATAATCACTTAATGCTTATCGATCTTCGTAATAAAAATGTAACCGGTAAAGCTGCTGAAAATGCTTTAGTGTTGGCAGATATTACTACTAACAAAAATATGGTTCCATTTGATGACAAATCACCGTTTGTTACATCTGGATTCCGTGTAGGTACAGCTGCTGTTACAACTCGTGGAATGAAAGAAGAACACATGGATACAATTGTTGAATTAATTGACCGTGTGTTAATGAATATTGATAACGAAGGAGAAATTAAAGCAGTAAAGAAAAAGATTAATACCTGGATGCACGATTTCCCTCTTTATAAATAG
- a CDS encoding ComF family protein, producing the protein MNIFKEYINDFLSLIFPELCQACGNNLFKGETVICTFCQQHLPYTNFHLDKANPVAKQFWGKIKIEAACACFNFRKGGKVQNLLHQLKYKKQQEVGVKLGRIYGYQLRYAEPYDSVDIIIPVPLHPTKLKTRGYNQSECFAKGLAESMKIPINSNSLIKTTSNETQTKKNRFQRHENVESIYQIRDIDELSGKHILLVDDVITTGATIEACAESLLKIENVSVSVAAIAYAK; encoded by the coding sequence ATGAATATTTTTAAAGAGTACATTAATGATTTTCTTTCATTAATATTTCCTGAACTATGTCAGGCTTGTGGAAACAATTTATTTAAGGGAGAAACTGTTATATGCACATTTTGTCAACAGCACCTTCCCTACACAAACTTCCATCTCGACAAGGCTAACCCGGTTGCCAAACAATTTTGGGGCAAGATTAAAATTGAAGCAGCATGTGCCTGTTTTAATTTTAGAAAAGGTGGAAAAGTGCAAAATCTTTTACATCAGCTTAAATATAAAAAACAACAGGAGGTAGGTGTTAAATTAGGAAGAATCTACGGATATCAACTTCGTTATGCCGAGCCATATGACTCTGTCGACATTATAATTCCTGTGCCACTTCATCCAACCAAATTAAAAACCAGAGGTTACAACCAAAGTGAATGTTTTGCCAAAGGTTTGGCAGAGAGCATGAAAATCCCCATTAACTCCAATTCCTTAATTAAAACTACTTCAAATGAAACACAGACTAAGAAAAACCGTTTTCAGCGTCATGAAAACGTGGAAAGCATTTACCAAATCAGAGATATAGATGAATTGTCCGGAAAACATATCCTATTGGTAGATGATGTCATTACGACTGGTGCAACAATCGAAGCATGTGCAGAAAGCTTGTTAAAAATCGAAAATGTTAGCGTAAGCGTTGCCGCTATTGCTTACGCAAAATAA
- the rlmN gene encoding 23S rRNA (adenine(2503)-C(2))-methyltransferase RlmN, with translation MEKALVKKDIRSYSLENLKTLFTEMGEQGFRAKQVYEWLWKKSAWSFDEMTNLSKDLREKLNQNFTINAVAIDKQQISSDRTIKNTFKLYDGNIIEGVLIPTEDRMTACVSSQVGCSLTCKFCATGYMDRKRNLNADEIYDQVVLIDKQAREHYGIPLSNIVYMGMGEPLLNYSGMMKSVERLTAEDGLNMAAKRITVSTAGIAKMIKKLGDDNVKFNLALSLHAANDTKRNEIMPINEQNSLTALRDALKYYFAKTKNPVTYEYIVFNDFNDSLQDAKELAQFCKHVPCKVNIIEYNPISFADFVNTEEDKLEAFASYLRKNNVNVHIRKSRGKDIDAACGQLAVKEEAAAGH, from the coding sequence ATGGAAAAGGCATTGGTTAAGAAGGACATACGTTCATATTCACTTGAAAATCTGAAAACTCTGTTTACCGAAATGGGTGAACAAGGGTTTAGAGCAAAGCAGGTTTATGAATGGTTATGGAAAAAATCTGCCTGGAGTTTTGATGAAATGACCAATCTTTCAAAAGATCTTCGTGAAAAACTTAACCAAAATTTCACCATCAATGCTGTTGCAATTGATAAGCAACAAATCAGCTCAGACCGAACTATCAAAAATACCTTTAAGCTTTACGACGGTAATATTATTGAAGGTGTATTAATTCCTACAGAAGACAGGATGACCGCTTGTGTGTCTTCACAAGTTGGTTGTAGCTTAACCTGTAAATTCTGTGCCACCGGCTACATGGATCGTAAACGTAATTTAAATGCGGATGAAATTTATGACCAGGTAGTTTTGATCGACAAACAGGCACGTGAGCATTATGGAATTCCATTATCGAACATTGTATATATGGGTATGGGAGAACCTTTGCTCAATTATAGTGGGATGATGAAATCGGTGGAAAGACTTACTGCTGAAGATGGATTAAATATGGCAGCAAAACGTATTACCGTTTCAACAGCTGGCATTGCTAAGATGATCAAAAAACTTGGTGACGATAATGTTAAGTTTAATCTTGCCTTATCTCTCCACGCTGCAAACGATACCAAGCGCAATGAGATTATGCCTATTAATGAGCAAAACTCATTAACAGCATTGCGAGACGCGTTAAAATATTATTTCGCTAAAACTAAAAATCCAGTTACTTACGAGTATATCGTATTCAATGACTTTAATGATTCCTTGCAAGATGCCAAAGAACTGGCTCAGTTCTGTAAACATGTTCCTTGTAAAGTAAATATCATTGAGTATAACCCAATTTCATTTGCAGATTTTGTAAATACGGAGGAAGACAAACTGGAAGCTTTTGCAAGCTACTTACGGAAAAACAATGTAAATGTCCATATCCGCAAAAGCAGAGGCAAAGATATTGATGCAGCTTGCGGACAACTCGCCGTAAAAGAAGAAGCGGCAGCAGGTCATTAA
- a CDS encoding amidohydrolase family protein, with protein sequence MRKLSADWIITLAHEPLKNGVVIIDDDGKVINLLQSPVGLNDVEHFDGILCPGFINAHCHLELSHLKGKLPEKTGLVNFIQNVQKFRSADIQEIISSIERAENEMRENGIVGVGDISNSENTFLQKKKQNLHYHTFVEVFGFNPASAEKLLSNSIELASKAPQEATVVPHAPYSVSEKLFRQIADLEQSIVSIHNQETAEEGKFYKNKTGDFLKLYEGFGLDISFFNAKGKNSIQSYLPWMGKGRKLLVHNTCSSEEDLNFAEDNSDNYWCLCPNANIYIENQLPDIPLFIQKKLKLVVGTDSLASNHQLSILAEMMTIAAAFSDIDLETMLVWACKNGADFFGWNDFGTIEKGKKPGLNLLQHVRETSGHFYISEKTTIKKIA encoded by the coding sequence ATGCGAAAATTGTCTGCTGATTGGATTATTACACTTGCTCATGAGCCTTTAAAAAATGGAGTAGTGATCATCGACGATGATGGAAAAGTGATAAACCTGCTGCAATCTCCTGTTGGTTTGAATGATGTAGAGCATTTTGATGGAATTCTTTGTCCAGGTTTTATAAATGCCCATTGTCATCTTGAGCTTTCTCACCTAAAAGGTAAGCTGCCTGAAAAAACTGGTTTGGTTAACTTCATTCAAAATGTGCAGAAGTTTCGTAGCGCAGACATTCAGGAAATTATTTCATCCATAGAGCGTGCCGAAAATGAAATGCGCGAGAATGGAATAGTTGGAGTAGGTGATATCTCCAATTCGGAAAATACATTTTTGCAGAAGAAAAAGCAGAACTTACACTATCATACATTTGTGGAAGTTTTTGGATTTAATCCTGCATCTGCAGAAAAATTGTTGTCAAATTCGATTGAATTGGCGTCAAAGGCCCCACAGGAAGCAACAGTTGTTCCTCACGCTCCTTATTCTGTTTCTGAAAAATTATTCAGGCAAATAGCTGACTTAGAACAATCAATCGTTTCAATCCATAATCAGGAAACTGCAGAAGAAGGTAAGTTTTATAAAAATAAAACAGGTGATTTTCTTAAGCTTTATGAAGGTTTTGGATTAGATATTTCCTTCTTTAATGCTAAAGGGAAAAACTCTATACAGTCGTATTTGCCTTGGATGGGTAAAGGGAGAAAACTTTTAGTACATAATACTTGTTCCTCGGAGGAGGATCTAAACTTTGCAGAGGATAATAGCGATAATTACTGGTGTTTATGTCCTAACGCAAACATTTATATTGAAAACCAGTTGCCTGATATTCCATTGTTTATACAAAAAAAGCTTAAACTGGTAGTAGGAACCGACAGTCTTGCTTCCAATCATCAGCTTTCCATCTTAGCAGAGATGATGACGATTGCTGCAGCATTTTCTGATATAGACCTGGAAACTATGCTTGTCTGGGCGTGCAAGAATGGTGCGGACTTTTTTGGATGGAATGATTTTGGAACCATTGAAAAAGGAAAGAAACCCGGACTAAATCTTCTTCAACATGTAAGAGAGACTTCAGGACATTTTTATATTTCGGAAAAAACTACCATTAAAAAAATAGCCTGA
- the idi gene encoding isopentenyl-diphosphate Delta-isomerase, protein MKEKELILVNIDDEVVGFGEKLPVHEQGLLHRAFSIMIFNDNNEVLIHKRAIDKYHSGGLWTNACCSHPLKDEAIEITLHRKLQEEMGFDCSLTYSYKFIYKAEFNNGLTEHELDYVYIGNYNGMVNPDPLEASDYKWVNMDVVKKDVELNPEIYTEWFKIILKQL, encoded by the coding sequence ATGAAAGAAAAGGAACTTATATTGGTAAATATCGATGATGAAGTTGTTGGCTTTGGTGAAAAATTACCTGTTCATGAGCAGGGACTTTTACACAGGGCCTTTTCAATTATGATATTTAATGATAATAATGAGGTTTTAATCCATAAAAGGGCCATCGATAAGTATCATTCAGGAGGCTTGTGGACTAATGCCTGCTGTAGTCACCCATTAAAAGATGAGGCTATAGAAATAACATTGCATCGTAAATTGCAGGAGGAGATGGGTTTTGATTGTTCCTTAACCTATAGCTATAAATTTATCTATAAAGCTGAATTTAATAACGGATTAACAGAACATGAGTTGGATTACGTTTATATTGGCAATTACAATGGCATGGTTAATCCTGACCCATTGGAGGCATCCGATTATAAATGGGTAAATATGGATGTAGTTAAAAAGGATGTTGAGTTGAATCCGGAGATTTATACTGAATGGTTTAAGATTATATTGAAACAACTTTAG
- a CDS encoding acylphosphatase → MIKHLNIVIKGKVQGVYYRASAKEAADRMGVTRFVENQKEGSVYIEAEGTDEQLEAFMKWCRIGPDRAVVTTVDITESNLADFKSFEVRKKSIFGF, encoded by the coding sequence ATGATCAAACATCTCAACATAGTGATAAAAGGCAAAGTGCAAGGGGTTTATTATCGAGCATCTGCCAAAGAAGCTGCCGATAGAATGGGTGTAACCAGGTTTGTTGAAAATCAGAAAGAAGGTTCTGTTTACATTGAAGCAGAGGGGACTGATGAGCAACTTGAAGCTTTTATGAAATGGTGTAGAATAGGACCGGACAGGGCTGTAGTAACAACCGTTGACATAACAGAAAGTAATCTTGCAGATTTTAAAAGCTTTGAAGTTCGGAAAAAGAGTATTTTTGGCTTCTGA
- a CDS encoding lipopolysaccharide biosynthesis protein, which yields MSVFKKFVGQTAIYGLSNIATRILNFFLTPLYTNVYAPGVYGVFTLLYSYASILNAVLAFGMETTYFRFLSKEKDKQLVYSNSFWGVTVVAILFLILGLSAAGPIALWLQGDKTGIDYKPFVQYFVWILSIDAICVIPFAKLRADERPVRYAVVKIANIGVFIGLNLFFILVLPAIIKNHGPGYDFFHKYYQPNWVGYVFVSNLIASIVTLILLIPEIAKVHFRFNTAMFTNMLSYSWPILIANISFIINENLDKILLERYLPIEISTRDVGIYGACCKLAIFMNIFIQAFRLGAEPFFFSHSKNENAPRTYATIMHYFIIVVCMIFVGLMANIDVLKYFIGHKFWVGLPVVPILLFAYVCLGIYMNLSVWYKLSDQTRYGFYISAVGAVLTILLNIFFIAKYSYMASAWASLIAYLVMMILSYVLGQKNYPIPYDLSSALTYIGASAIVVIILYFGFHNNIFAGNILLIAFLGFAFYREKDNFKKLIKRQASI from the coding sequence TTGTCAGTTTTTAAGAAATTTGTTGGCCAAACGGCTATCTATGGTTTAAGCAATATTGCTACCCGTATTCTCAACTTCTTTTTAACTCCTTTATATACCAATGTTTACGCTCCTGGTGTATATGGCGTTTTTACTCTTCTATATAGCTATGCTTCTATTCTGAATGCTGTATTAGCTTTTGGAATGGAAACCACTTATTTCCGTTTTCTAAGCAAGGAGAAGGATAAACAATTAGTCTACTCTAATTCATTTTGGGGTGTAACTGTAGTTGCTATTTTATTTCTGATACTGGGTCTTTCTGCTGCTGGTCCTATTGCGCTATGGTTACAAGGAGATAAAACAGGTATCGACTACAAACCCTTTGTTCAATACTTTGTATGGATATTATCCATTGATGCGATATGCGTAATTCCGTTTGCAAAACTGCGAGCTGATGAACGTCCTGTTAGGTATGCAGTAGTGAAAATTGCTAACATTGGTGTTTTCATTGGGCTAAACCTGTTCTTTATTCTTGTTCTTCCTGCAATAATTAAAAATCATGGTCCCGGCTACGATTTTTTTCATAAGTATTATCAGCCTAACTGGGTGGGATATGTATTTGTGTCTAATCTGATAGCTAGTATTGTTACATTAATATTGCTAATACCCGAGATTGCAAAAGTTCATTTCAGGTTTAATACGGCAATGTTTACCAACATGCTTAGTTATAGCTGGCCAATCCTGATTGCTAATATCTCCTTCATTATTAACGAAAATCTGGACAAAATACTTTTGGAGAGATATCTTCCGATCGAAATTAGTACACGTGATGTTGGTATTTATGGGGCCTGCTGTAAACTGGCTATTTTCATGAATATTTTTATTCAAGCATTCAGGTTAGGAGCAGAGCCTTTTTTCTTTAGTCATTCTAAAAATGAGAATGCGCCTCGTACATATGCTACCATCATGCATTATTTCATAATAGTAGTTTGTATGATTTTCGTCGGATTGATGGCCAATATTGATGTGTTGAAATATTTTATCGGACATAAATTTTGGGTCGGTTTGCCAGTGGTTCCAATTTTACTGTTTGCCTATGTATGTTTAGGAATTTATATGAACCTTTCAGTTTGGTATAAATTATCAGACCAAACCCGTTACGGATTTTACATCTCTGCAGTAGGAGCAGTCCTGACCATCCTATTAAATATCTTTTTTATAGCAAAATATAGTTACATGGCCTCTGCTTGGGCAAGCTTAATAGCTTATTTGGTAATGATGATATTGTCATATGTTCTCGGGCAAAAAAATTACCCGATTCCTTATGATTTGTCATCGGCACTTACCTATATAGGAGCCTCAGCAATAGTGGTAATCATTCTGTATTTCGGCTTTCATAACAATATCTTTGCAGGAAATATCCTTTTAATTGCTTTTCTTGGCTTTGCTTTTTATAGAGAGAAAGATAATTTTAAAAAACTAATCAAGCGACAAGCTTCCATTTAG
- the dut gene encoding dUTP diphosphatase: MQIKVINQSTNPTPSYETVASAGMDIRAFLEDTVVIKPFERQLIPTGLFMEIPVGYEVQIRPRSGLALKHGITVLNSPGTIDADYRGEVKVLLINLSDKHFEINNGDRIAQMIVAKHEQAGWLEVEVLSTTERGAGGYGHTGLQ, from the coding sequence ATGCAGATCAAAGTAATCAATCAATCTACTAACCCTACTCCATCATATGAAACCGTAGCTTCTGCAGGAATGGATATTCGTGCATTTCTGGAAGATACAGTTGTTATTAAACCTTTTGAACGTCAATTAATTCCAACGGGTTTGTTTATGGAAATTCCGGTAGGTTATGAAGTTCAGATCCGTCCGAGAAGTGGCCTGGCATTAAAACACGGAATCACTGTTTTAAATTCTCCAGGAACAATTGATGCGGATTATCGCGGGGAAGTTAAAGTTTTATTGATAAATTTATCAGATAAACATTTCGAGATTAACAACGGTGATCGTATTGCTCAAATGATCGTAGCTAAACATGAACAGGCGGGATGGTTGGAGGTTGAAGTGCTTTCGACAACTGAGCGTGGTGCTGGTGGTTACGGACATACAGGTTTGCAATAA
- a CDS encoding tetratricopeptide repeat protein: protein MGFEKRIILSFALAAVASQVSFGQNSGGGKPMRSTMLAAKSLTSLDSAKVKYYFLSGLREKTLSNTNGAIRNFLLCLDLDPTNDGAYYELAMAYQALQQDDQALTAIDKAIQYNKEQVWYYQLKAQLQQQLSFFGKAADTYGMLTFLRPENEEFYFAQANALVFADKLDDALALYGKIEKEFGYSDELVLQRQRIYLKRGNLTEAGKEIEGLVKKNPDEVRYYLMAAELYESNNLTDKAYEKYQQALKIAPDNGFLHLALADYYKVKGNKAAVFEEVKKAFASDEIDLESKIRILYNNYVDTNEQNIKSEAITLSNILIDKYPADPKVYSIRGDFLYLLDKKKEACDLYKKALAVNKTNYPIWEQLARIQLSLNDFKATEATCTEALQYFPDKVLLYLFNGIAKSQNGNPTAAIEAYKSGLSYTQGNKDLTAQFYANMGDTYHAMGNYPESDKAYESSLALDYDNALVLNNYAYYLSLRGKDLVKAERMARRANQLEPNNISYEDTYGWVLYRLGRYQDARMWLEKALSNNVSKSATLVEHYGDILFKLGDRESALSYWKKAKEYGSKSELLERKINDQALHE from the coding sequence ATGGGTTTTGAGAAGAGAATAATATTATCCTTTGCTTTAGCAGCTGTGGCGTCACAGGTTTCTTTCGGACAAAATTCGGGAGGTGGAAAACCTATGCGCAGTACCATGCTAGCTGCAAAGAGTCTTACTTCTTTAGATAGTGCTAAAGTAAAGTATTATTTCCTGAGTGGATTACGAGAAAAGACGCTAAGTAACACTAACGGAGCTATCCGTAATTTTCTGCTTTGCCTCGACCTTGACCCCACTAATGATGGTGCATACTATGAGCTCGCGATGGCGTATCAGGCACTTCAGCAGGATGATCAGGCACTAACCGCTATTGATAAAGCTATTCAATATAATAAAGAGCAGGTTTGGTATTATCAGCTTAAGGCCCAGTTGCAACAACAATTATCGTTTTTTGGGAAAGCTGCAGATACTTATGGCATGCTTACATTTCTTCGTCCAGAAAATGAGGAGTTTTATTTTGCTCAGGCTAATGCATTAGTTTTTGCTGACAAACTAGATGATGCATTGGCGCTGTATGGGAAAATAGAAAAGGAGTTTGGTTACAGCGATGAATTAGTACTACAGCGGCAACGCATTTACCTGAAAAGAGGTAATTTAACTGAAGCTGGAAAAGAAATAGAAGGATTAGTGAAGAAAAATCCTGACGAGGTGCGTTATTATTTGATGGCGGCTGAATTGTATGAGTCGAATAACTTAACTGATAAGGCTTATGAAAAATATCAGCAAGCATTAAAAATTGCACCAGATAATGGATTCCTCCATTTAGCTTTGGCGGATTATTATAAAGTTAAAGGAAATAAAGCAGCAGTTTTTGAAGAAGTAAAAAAAGCATTTGCTTCAGATGAAATTGACCTTGAGTCTAAAATCAGGATACTTTATAATAATTACGTTGACACAAACGAACAGAATATCAAATCCGAAGCTATAACGCTTTCCAATATTCTTATTGACAAATATCCTGCTGACCCGAAAGTTTATTCGATCAGGGGTGACTTTCTGTATTTGCTTGATAAGAAAAAAGAAGCGTGTGATCTTTATAAAAAAGCTTTGGCTGTAAACAAAACTAATTACCCTATTTGGGAGCAGTTAGCTCGTATACAACTTAGCTTAAATGATTTTAAAGCAACTGAAGCTACGTGTACTGAGGCCTTGCAATATTTCCCTGATAAGGTGTTATTGTATTTGTTTAATGGTATTGCTAAATCACAGAATGGCAACCCTACAGCAGCAATTGAAGCTTATAAGTCAGGGCTTTCTTATACGCAAGGAAATAAGGATCTTACAGCGCAGTTTTATGCAAACATGGGTGATACTTACCATGCGATGGGTAATTATCCGGAATCCGACAAAGCATACGAAAGTTCTCTTGCGTTAGATTACGATAATGCTTTGGTATTGAATAATTACGCATATTACTTAAGTTTGCGCGGCAAAGATCTTGTAAAAGCGGAACGAATGGCACGTAGAGCAAATCAGCTCGAACCTAATAATATTTCTTATGAAGATACATATGGATGGGTTTTGTATCGTTTAGGTCGTTATCAGGATGCCCGCATGTGGCTTGAAAAGGCGCTAAGTAATAATGTCTCCAAAAGCGCCACACTGGTTGAACATTATGGCGATATTCTTTTTAAGCTGGGAGATCGTGAGTCTGCTTTGTCATATTGGAAAAAAGCAAAAGAATACGGAAGTAAATCAGAGTTATTAGAACGAAAAATAAATGATCAAGCCTTACACGAATAA